A segment of the Melioribacteraceae bacterium 4301-Me genome:
TGAAGGGAAAATTTGTTTAGTTTCTGGCAGTGGAAATGTTGCTCAATATACTGTAGAAAAAATTTTACAACTTGGTGGTAAGGTAGTTACTCTTTCAGATTCAAACGGCTATATTTATGATGAAGAAGGTATTGATGAAGAGAAATTAAGATTTGTAATGGATTTAAAAAACGTAAGAAGAGGTAGAATCAAAGAATACGCACAAAAATATAAAAATGCTGTTTATACAGAAACCGACCCTTCGGCTGATCATAACCCACTTTGGAATCACAAAGCTCATTGTGCTTTCCCTTCTGCTACGCAAAATGAAATTAACGGCAAGGATGCGCAAAATCTAATCAATAATGGTGTATATGTGGTAAGTGAAGGTGCAAATATGCCAACTACTATTGATGGCATAAATATATTTCTAGAGAATAAAATTCTTTACGGACCTGGCAAAGCTGCAAACGCTGGAGGGGTTGCTGTCTCCGGCTTGGAAATGGCTCAGAACAGTATGCGCTATTCTTGGACCCGCGAAGAGGTTGATAACAGACTTCGCTTAATAATGAAAAATATTCATAAGACATGTGTTGATACAGCAGAAAAATACGGCACACCGGGTAATTACGTTAACGGTGCAAATATTGGTGGATTTATAAAAGTAGCAGATGCAATGCTTGACCAAGGAATTGTATAAAATAGAAACCTTGGGGGTTAGCATTTAATAAATCTTGCCTCCAAGGTTTTTAGTTTTTGAAGTAAAACACCATCCTATGTTTAACAATGGTTTTTATCTAACTAAAAGCATCTTCTTAGAAATAGTCACTTTACCAGAAGTAAGTGTATACAGATACACTCCGCTTGCAAGGTGTGAAGCATCAAAATTAACTTCATAAGTTCACGCTTCTTTCTTCTCGTTGACAAGTGTTGCTATTTCTTGTCCTAATGTGTTGTAAACTTTTAATATGACAAATGCAGCCTCTGGAATTGTAAACTTAATTTGCGTTGTGGGATTAAATGGATTAGGATAATTGTCAAGGCTGTAACCTTCTTCTTGCTTGTTAATTACAACATTATTTTTCTCTGACTTTTCAAGTTTAATTCCCATTTCTCTTGCCGCAAATTCAGCTAATATACTTTGTTGATGTTTTGCTATTAATTCTGTGAAACTTTCTTTTGCTTTGGTTGGGTTGTCTAAGTAATACTTGTAAATCAATCCTTTCTCATAAAGCATTTCACTTGTTAAGTCTTCATCTTGTGTTGTTCTTAAAATTTCATCTGCAGTTGCTATTGAATTTTCATACTTCTTTTCATCAACATTATCCCAAATGAAATATCGATTTATATATGGAAGATATGCTTCATATTCTTTATTAAGAGTTAATTGTGTTAAGTAATTATTGAACGATTTTTTGTCTTCTTTTGCTTTGTACAGATGATTGAGTTTAGATAAAGCTGCCTTAATTACTTGTCTTTCTTTTTCTGTTTCAACTATGTTTTTATAATCTTTGATTAGACCCGTAAAATCGTTTGTATACTTATTCTTATCGTATTTAGCAGCTTTAGTGTCTTCGCTGATTTTTCTGAGCAGCTCAAGATATTTCTTGTCTGCTTCTTTTAATAGCTGCGAATTAATAAAATTAGGTTCACTTGTTCTTTCAGCTATTGCAGATTTTGGCATTCCGCAGACATCATTTATTCCGGTAACAAATACATTGCCATAAACCGGGTATGGTGAACGGCTGTAAGTATTGCTTATTGCATAAGCGTAAGCGCCATACTCTGCGTCGATATCTACCAAATTACCACAGAAGATGTTGTTTGTGCCTATGTTGTAAGAGGCGTTGTTTGTAAAATAAACTGCGACGTCACCGTTGGAGATAGATGAATAGTATAAATCTCCAGTGCAATCTTAAGCGGTTAAACCAAATGATGCACCAATATTACTTGCACTAACAAAGCATATTTCGTTCATTGAGCCGCCATAGTTAGTAGCAATCCTAGAACCAGTAATAGTAGCGTTTGTGAAATCTGTCCATGTACTGTTGTTTAATGTTATCCCGCCGCCCATTGTCAAGTTGGAAACGGTAATGTAACTTGAATTTGTGACGGAAATACTTCCATTCAATGTAGTGCTTCCTTGTCCTTGACCTGTGAGAGTGATGTTAGATTTGCTGCTGAGGCTTGGGTTTTCGTTGTAAGTGCGTGGTTGTAGTTCGATTGTTTGATTGGAGGAAGCATAATTAATTGCTGATTGAATAGTTCCAAAGTATCCTTTTAACGAGCCGCTTTGTTTTAAGTAAACACAATTAGGGTCGCCGCCTTGGAAGTTTACACTGCCGCCGTCAAGTAAAATACCGTAGCCGTTGAAATTAACTGTGACATCAGAGGTTACAGTTAAAGTAATGCCAGAAGGAACTGTAACATTGCCGGTTAAGGTGACATTTGCCCACCATGTTTCGTCTTCTGAAAGTGTACCGCTTGTTGTTGCACGGTACTGGGTTAAATTTGCCATGTAAGTTGTTCCATCATCATGGTAAGTTACTTCGTGCGAGTATGATTGATCGTATGATTTAATTACACCCCGCCATGTCCATCTACTTTGTTCAGCATAAGTACCATTATACCAGATTCTTTGGTAACCTTGATTATCAATTTGCGGTGAAACTGCAGTTAAAGTTAGATTTCCGTCGGGTACATTGTTTAAAATGCGTGGAGCAGTATAAGTAACATTATTACCATTGCCTATCTTGGCAATTATCTGTCCATGTGTATTGTTACCGCTGTTGTCGGTAAAATTATTATCAATTATCATATCCCAAAGGGGATTGTAAAAACTCCGTACTATTTTTTGATCACAAGTATTAAGGGACCTGCGAACAGGGACATTATCATTCCCTGCACCAG
Coding sequences within it:
- a CDS encoding tol-pal system YbgF family protein, whose product is MVDIDAEYGAYAYAISNTYSRSPYPVYGNVFVTGINDVCGMPKSAIAERTSEPNFINSQLLKEADKKYLELLRKISEDTKAAKYDKNKYTNDFTGLIKDYKNIVETEKERQVIKAALSKLNHLYKAKEDKKSFNNYLTQLTLNKEYEAYLPYINRYFIWDNVDEKKYENSIATADEILRTTQDEDLTSEMLYEKGLIYKYYLDNPTKAKESFTELIAKHQQSILAEFAAREMGIKLEKSEKNNVVINKQEEGYSLDNYPNPFNPTTQIKFTIPEAAFVILKVYNTLGQEIATLVNEKKEA
- a CDS encoding matrixin family metalloprotease, coding for MKTSFVILFLSLFLFVSNYRAQCPEPYPTWYRTITTSTYKWYWDRNLNGAQFRGYNYSDIDPEEAKQWVVSAINAAVNAWKSAVNAKGIVISDMSETTNYSEASFRITFEPMSGYLGNTPNPHELKINSTEIWTPYASVAQADQARDIYTVVLHEMGHIFMGPGHSYDSTSIMVAGAGNDNVPVRRSLNTCDQKIVRSFYNPLWDMIIDNNFTDNSGNNTHGQIIAKIGNGNNVTYTAPRILNNVPDGNLTLTAVSPQIDNQGYQRIWYNGTYAEQSRWTWRGVIKSYDQSYSHEVTYHDDGTTYMANLTQYRATTSGTLSEDETWWANVTLTGNVTVPSGITLTVTSDVTVNFNGYGILLDGGSVNFQGGDPNCVYLKQSGSLKGYFGTIQSAINYASSNQTIELQPRTYNENPSLSSKSNITLTGQGQGSTTLNGSISVTNSSYITVSNLTMGGGITLNNSTWTDFTNATITGSRIATNYGGSMNEICFVSASNIGASFGLTA